In Pantoea cypripedii, the following proteins share a genomic window:
- the rlmKL gene encoding bifunctional 23S rRNA (guanine(2069)-N(7))-methyltransferase RlmK/23S rRNA (guanine(2445)-N(2))-methyltransferase RlmL, whose amino-acid sequence MNSLFASTARGLEELLKTELDALGAQDLQVVQGGVHFEADDRVMYQSLLWSRLASRILLPLGEFGVWSDLDLYVGAQSIPWCDIFDSDTSFAIHFSGTNEVIRNSQFGALRIKDAIVDSFTRQNLPRPNVDREQPGIRINAWLNKDRVSIALDLSGDALHQRGYRQQTGQAPLKENLAAAIVLRSGWQNGTPLVDPMCGSGTLLIEAALIACDRAPGLLRSRWGFNSWKKHNQPLWQELRSEAMQRAREGTAATSARFFGYDNDGRVLEWARANARRAGVADLFTFAQQDVLKLHNPLSGDVTGTVLSNPPYGERLESEPALIALHSQLGRIMKQQFGGWNLSLFSASPELLSCLSLRADRQFKAKNGPLECVQKNYQLAASSGESSAQIADDYANRLRKNVKKLEKWARQSNIDCYRLYDADLPEYNVAVDRYGDWVVIQEYAPPKTVDANKARQRLFDVISATLSVLEIPANRLVLKTRERQKGKNQYQKLGEKGDFFEVQEFNARFLVNLTDYLDTGLFLDHRIARQMLGKMSQGKDFLNLFSYTGSASVHAGLGGAKSTTTVDMSRTYLEWAERNLRLNGLTGRQHRLMQADCLSWLRESDEQFDLIFIDPPTFSNSKRMEDDFDVQRDHLMLMQNLKRLLRRGGTIMFSNNKRGFKMDLDGLQRLGLQAQDITQKTQSQDFARNRHIHNCWLVSHAGKE is encoded by the coding sequence ATGAATTCTCTGTTTGCCAGTACGGCGCGCGGGCTGGAAGAACTGCTTAAAACTGAGCTGGACGCGCTGGGTGCGCAGGATTTGCAGGTGGTGCAGGGCGGTGTCCATTTTGAGGCCGACGACCGCGTGATGTACCAAAGCCTGCTGTGGAGCCGCCTGGCTTCACGTATTTTACTGCCGCTGGGAGAATTCGGCGTCTGGAGCGATCTCGATCTTTACGTCGGCGCCCAGAGCATTCCGTGGTGCGACATCTTCGACAGTGATACCAGCTTCGCCATCCATTTCAGCGGCACCAACGAGGTGATCCGTAATAGTCAGTTTGGCGCGTTGCGTATTAAAGATGCCATCGTGGACAGCTTTACCCGCCAGAATTTGCCGCGTCCGAATGTGGATCGCGAGCAGCCGGGGATTCGTATCAACGCCTGGCTGAATAAAGATCGCGTCAGCATCGCGCTGGATCTGAGTGGCGATGCCTTGCATCAGCGTGGTTATCGTCAGCAAACCGGTCAGGCTCCGCTGAAAGAGAATCTGGCGGCGGCGATTGTGCTGCGTTCTGGCTGGCAAAACGGCACCCCGCTTGTCGACCCGATGTGTGGTTCCGGTACGTTGCTGATTGAAGCGGCGTTGATCGCCTGCGATCGCGCACCGGGCCTGCTGCGTTCACGCTGGGGTTTTAACAGCTGGAAAAAACATAATCAGCCGCTGTGGCAGGAACTGCGTAGCGAAGCGATGCAACGAGCCCGTGAGGGAACGGCAGCGACCAGCGCTCGTTTCTTTGGTTACGATAACGACGGCCGCGTGCTGGAATGGGCGCGAGCCAATGCGCGCCGCGCCGGTGTGGCCGATCTCTTTACCTTTGCCCAGCAGGACGTGCTGAAGCTGCATAATCCGCTGTCGGGTGATGTCACCGGCACGGTGCTGAGTAACCCGCCGTATGGCGAGCGTCTGGAAAGCGAGCCTGCGCTGATCGCGTTGCACAGCCAGCTGGGCCGCATCATGAAGCAGCAGTTTGGTGGCTGGAACCTGTCGTTGTTCAGTGCCTCGCCAGAACTGCTGAGTTGCCTGTCATTGCGCGCCGATCGTCAGTTCAAAGCGAAAAACGGTCCGCTGGAATGTGTGCAGAAAAATTATCAGCTGGCGGCCAGCAGTGGCGAAAGTTCGGCACAGATTGCTGATGATTATGCCAACCGCCTGCGCAAGAATGTGAAAAAGCTGGAGAAGTGGGCGCGTCAGTCAAATATTGATTGTTATCGTTTGTACGATGCCGACCTGCCGGAATATAACGTTGCGGTGGATCGTTATGGCGATTGGGTGGTGATTCAGGAATATGCGCCGCCGAAAACCGTTGATGCGAACAAAGCGCGTCAGCGTCTGTTTGATGTGATCAGCGCCACGCTCAGCGTGCTGGAGATCCCGGCGAATCGTCTGGTGTTGAAAACCCGTGAACGTCAGAAAGGCAAAAACCAGTATCAGAAACTGGGTGAGAAGGGCGATTTCTTCGAAGTTCAGGAATTTAACGCGCGCTTCCTGGTTAACCTGACGGATTATCTCGACACCGGCCTGTTCCTCGATCACCGCATCGCACGTCAGATGCTGGGTAAAATGAGCCAGGGTAAAGATTTCCTCAATCTGTTCTCCTACACCGGCAGCGCCAGTGTGCATGCCGGTCTGGGTGGGGCGAAATCCACCACCACGGTGGATATGTCGCGTACCTACCTGGAGTGGGCAGAGCGTAATTTACGTCTCAACGGTCTGACAGGGCGTCAGCATCGCCTGATGCAGGCGGATTGCCTGAGCTGGTTGCGCGAAAGCGACGAACAGTTCGACCTGATCTTTATTGATCCGCCCACCTTCTCCAACTCGAAACGGATGGAAGACGATTTTGACGTGCAGCGCGATCATTTGATGCTGATGCAGAACCTGAAGCGTCTGCTGCGTCGCGGCGGTACCATTATGTTTTCAAACAACAAGCGCGGCTTCAAAATGGATCTCGACGGGTTGCAACGTCTGGGCTTACAGGCTCAGGATATCACCCAGAAAACCCAGTCGCAGGATTTTGCCCGCAACCGTCACATCCACAACTGCTGGCTGGTCAGCCACGCCGGTAAGGAATAA
- a CDS encoding ABC transporter ATP-binding protein, which yields MSLISIHGAYLSFSDAPLLDNTELHIEEGERVCLVGRNGAGKSTLMKIINGEQPLDDGRIIYETDLVVARLQQDPPRNITGSVYDFVAEGVEEQAEHLKAYHAISHVVMEDPSEKNLNEMARLQAILDHQNLWQLESRINDVLEKIGLQADTELSSLSGGWLRKAALGRALVSNPRVLMLDEPTNHLDIETIDWLETFLKTFTGSIVFISHDRSFIRNMATRIVDLDRGKLVSWPGDYDQYLLGKEEALRVEELQNAEFDRKLAQEEVWIRQGIKARRTRNEGRVRALKALRRERSERRDVMGKANMQVGEASRSGKIVFELENVDYAVDGKVLVKDFSSQVQRGDKIALIGPNGCGKTTLLRLMLQQLKADSGRVHSGTKLEVAYFDQHRAELDPDRTVMDNLAEGKQEVLVNGKPRHVLGYLQDFLFHPKRAMTPVRALSGGERNRLLLARLFLKPSNLMILDEPTNDLDVETLELLEELIDGYQGTVLLVSHDRQFVDNTVTECWIFEGNGEIGAFVGGYHDAQQQRAAYKQLKTASAAKASASAEKTAEKNDANKRGAGKLSYNLTRELEQLPQKLEQLETRIGELQAQMSHPDFFSQPHDKTQPVLDALAQTEQELETAFERWEELEALKNGA from the coding sequence ATGTCACTGATCAGTATCCATGGCGCTTACCTGTCGTTCAGCGATGCGCCGCTGTTGGATAATACCGAACTGCATATTGAAGAAGGCGAGCGCGTCTGTCTGGTGGGGCGCAACGGTGCCGGTAAATCCACGCTGATGAAAATCATCAACGGCGAACAACCGCTGGATGATGGCCGCATTATTTATGAAACCGACCTGGTCGTGGCGCGCCTGCAACAGGATCCGCCACGCAATATTACCGGTTCGGTGTATGACTTTGTTGCTGAAGGGGTGGAAGAACAGGCCGAGCATCTGAAGGCTTACCACGCCATTTCTCATGTGGTGATGGAAGATCCGAGCGAGAAAAACCTCAACGAAATGGCGCGTCTGCAGGCGATTCTAGATCACCAGAACCTGTGGCAGCTGGAAAGCCGCATCAATGATGTGCTGGAAAAAATTGGTTTGCAGGCCGATACCGAGTTGTCGTCGCTGTCGGGCGGCTGGCTGCGTAAAGCGGCGCTGGGGCGCGCGCTGGTCAGCAATCCGCGTGTGCTGATGCTGGACGAACCAACCAACCACCTCGATATCGAAACCATCGACTGGCTGGAAACTTTCCTCAAAACCTTTACCGGCAGCATCGTGTTTATTTCGCATGACCGCTCCTTCATCCGCAATATGGCGACGCGCATTGTCGATCTCGACCGTGGCAAGCTGGTCTCGTGGCCGGGGGATTACGATCAGTATCTGCTGGGCAAAGAAGAAGCGCTGCGTGTAGAAGAACTGCAAAATGCCGAGTTCGACCGCAAGCTGGCGCAGGAAGAAGTGTGGATCCGTCAGGGTATCAAAGCGCGTCGTACCCGTAACGAAGGCCGTGTTCGCGCCCTGAAAGCGCTGCGTCGTGAGCGTTCTGAACGCCGTGACGTGATGGGCAAAGCCAATATGCAGGTGGGTGAAGCCTCACGCTCCGGCAAAATCGTCTTTGAACTGGAAAATGTTGACTACGCCGTCGATGGAAAAGTGCTGGTGAAGGATTTTTCTTCCCAGGTGCAGCGTGGCGACAAGATTGCGCTGATTGGTCCTAACGGCTGCGGTAAAACCACGCTGCTGCGCCTGATGCTGCAACAGCTGAAGGCAGACAGTGGTCGTGTGCATTCAGGTACCAAGCTGGAAGTGGCATATTTCGACCAGCATCGCGCGGAACTCGATCCGGACCGGACCGTGATGGATAACCTGGCAGAAGGTAAGCAGGAAGTGCTGGTGAACGGCAAGCCACGCCATGTGCTGGGCTATTTGCAGGACTTCCTGTTCCACCCGAAACGAGCCATGACGCCGGTACGTGCGCTGTCGGGCGGTGAACGTAACCGCCTGCTGCTGGCGCGCCTGTTCCTCAAGCCCAGCAACCTGATGATTCTCGATGAACCGACTAACGACCTCGATGTGGAAACGCTGGAGTTGCTGGAAGAGTTGATTGATGGCTATCAGGGTACCGTGCTGCTGGTCAGCCACGATCGTCAGTTTGTGGATAATACCGTCACCGAATGCTGGATCTTTGAAGGTAACGGTGAGATTGGTGCTTTTGTTGGCGGTTATCATGATGCTCAGCAGCAGCGTGCGGCGTATAAGCAGCTGAAAACCGCATCAGCGGCGAAAGCCAGCGCCAGCGCTGAAAAAACGGCTGAGAAAAATGATGCCAACAAACGTGGCGCAGGCAAGCTAAGCTATAACCTGACGCGCGAGCTTGAGCAGTTACCGCAAAAACTGGAACAGCTGGAAACGCGTATTGGCGAGCTGCAGGCGCAGATGAGTCATCCGGATTTCTTCAGCCAGCCACATGATAAAACGCAACCAGTGCTGGATGCATTGGCGCAGACCGAGCAGGAACTGGAAACGGCGTTCGAACGCTGGGAAGAACTGGAAGCGCTGAAAAACGGCGCTTAA
- the pqiA gene encoding membrane integrity-associated transporter subunit PqiA, which yields MCAADDAQSWILCPQCDLTVKLPVVPVGSRARCPRCHTTLTANWHEPRKRPTGYAIAALFMLVLANLFPFVNMHVAGLSSEISLPEIPNVMVREDYSSLATLFLLFVQGIPAFCMVTIILLVNKVRMPHHLRLVLARILFQLRNWGMAEIFMAGVLVSFVKLMAYGEIGFGSSFWAWCLFCVLQLRAFQCVDRRWVWQRIAPLPALPHAPKAGISGIQQGMRRCPCCTAIMPVEQKACSRCGVVAHARRPHSLQWTLALLVTSLLLYLPSNIMPIMVTETLGTAYPSNIMAGVILLWSDGSWPVALVIFIASIMVPSLKMLAIGWLCWDASGRGQHDSEKMHLVYEVVEFVGRWSMIDVFVIAVLSALVRMGRLMSVYPAPGALLFAMVVILTMFAALTFDPRLTWDRVRKTERKEPRLDGQSSGNC from the coding sequence ATGTGTGCAGCGGATGATGCGCAGTCGTGGATACTCTGTCCACAGTGCGATTTAACGGTAAAACTGCCAGTTGTGCCGGTTGGCAGCCGGGCGCGTTGCCCGCGCTGTCACACCACATTAACGGCTAACTGGCATGAGCCGCGTAAGCGGCCAACCGGTTATGCGATCGCGGCTTTGTTTATGCTGGTGCTGGCCAATCTGTTTCCTTTCGTCAATATGCACGTTGCTGGCCTGAGCAGTGAGATCTCACTGCCGGAAATTCCGAATGTCATGGTGCGCGAGGACTATAGCAGCCTCGCGACCCTGTTCCTGCTGTTTGTGCAGGGCATTCCGGCGTTTTGCATGGTAACCATCATTCTGCTGGTGAATAAGGTCAGAATGCCGCATCACCTGCGGCTGGTGCTGGCGCGCATTTTGTTCCAGTTACGTAACTGGGGCATGGCGGAAATCTTCATGGCAGGGGTGCTGGTCAGTTTTGTCAAACTGATGGCCTATGGCGAGATAGGTTTTGGCAGCAGTTTCTGGGCGTGGTGCCTGTTCTGCGTGCTGCAACTGCGCGCCTTCCAATGTGTGGACCGCCGCTGGGTCTGGCAGCGTATCGCGCCGTTGCCTGCGCTACCGCACGCACCAAAGGCGGGTATCAGTGGTATCCAACAGGGGATGCGCCGCTGCCCGTGCTGTACCGCCATCATGCCCGTCGAGCAAAAGGCGTGCAGCCGTTGTGGTGTCGTGGCACACGCCCGACGTCCTCACAGCCTGCAATGGACGCTGGCGTTGCTGGTAACCTCCCTGCTGCTATACCTCCCATCGAATATTATGCCGATCATGGTGACGGAGACGTTGGGCACGGCGTATCCCTCCAACATCATGGCAGGGGTGATCTTGCTGTGGAGTGACGGATCCTGGCCGGTGGCGCTGGTGATTTTTATCGCCAGTATTATGGTGCCTTCGCTCAAAATGCTGGCGATTGGCTGGTTGTGCTGGGATGCCAGTGGACGCGGGCAGCATGACAGCGAGAAGATGCACCTGGTTTATGAGGTGGTGGAGTTTGTTGGTCGCTGGTCAATGATAGATGTGTTTGTTATTGCCGTTCTCTCCGCGCTGGTACGCATGGGACGGTTGATGAGTGTTTACCCGGCGCCAGGCGCGCTGCTGTTTGCCATGGTGGTGATTCTCACCATGTTTGCAGCGCTGACTTTTGATCCGCGTCTGACCTGGGATCGTGTACGGAAAACCGAACGTAAGGAGCCGCGTCTTGACGGACAATCATCAGGGAATTGCTAA
- the pqiB gene encoding intermembrane transport protein PqiB, whose translation MTDNHQGIANVDQIKRWSPVWIVPIVTLLIGGWILFYHFSHQGPEVTLITENAEGIEAGKTTIKSRSVDVGVVESAVLTDDLHHVEIKARLNSGMDKLLHGDSVFWVVKPQIGREGITGLGTLLSGAYIELQPGTKGDKPESYQLLDAPPLAPPDAKGIRVTLDSKKAGQLNPGDPVLFRGYRVGTVETSTFDTEKRMMTYQLFISAPYDRLVTTNVRFWKDSGIAVDMSSSGMRVEMGSLTTLFSGGVSFDVPDGWELGQAAENKAEYHLFDDQRSIQDSLYTNHIDFLMFFTDSIRGLQVGAPVEFRGIRLGTVAEVPYTIPGVNQALNTDYRVPVLIRIEPDRFISRLGGDFNLEQHLQDGKKRGLRATLKTGNLLSGALYVDLDFYDNVAPYQGPDKVAGLEVIPTVSGGLSQIQQKLLAALDKINNLPLNPMINEATGTLKESQRTLQQLQKTLNNLNQITGSPAMKTLPADMQQTLRELNRSMKGLQPGSPAYNKLVGDMQRLDQVLRELQPVLKTLNSKSNALVFEAKPGQDPQPKRAKQ comes from the coding sequence TTGACGGACAATCATCAGGGAATTGCTAACGTCGATCAGATTAAACGCTGGTCCCCGGTCTGGATTGTACCCATTGTCACGCTGTTAATCGGCGGATGGATTCTTTTTTATCACTTCAGCCATCAGGGGCCGGAAGTGACACTGATTACCGAAAATGCCGAAGGTATCGAAGCGGGTAAAACCACCATTAAGAGCCGTAGCGTGGATGTTGGTGTGGTGGAGAGCGCGGTACTGACTGACGATCTGCATCATGTGGAGATCAAAGCGCGGCTGAATTCAGGCATGGATAAACTGTTGCACGGCGACAGCGTGTTCTGGGTGGTCAAACCCCAGATTGGACGGGAAGGGATTACCGGCCTCGGTACCCTGCTATCCGGTGCTTATATCGAGCTACAACCGGGTACCAAAGGAGATAAGCCGGAAAGTTATCAGCTGCTGGATGCGCCGCCGCTGGCACCACCGGATGCCAAAGGCATTCGTGTCACGCTGGATAGCAAAAAAGCCGGGCAGCTTAATCCGGGCGACCCGGTGCTGTTCCGTGGTTATCGTGTCGGTACGGTCGAAACCAGCACTTTCGACACGGAAAAACGCATGATGACCTATCAGCTGTTTATCTCCGCGCCTTATGACCGGCTGGTCACCACCAATGTCCGTTTCTGGAAGGACAGCGGAATTGCGGTGGATATGTCATCTTCCGGGATGCGCGTGGAAATGGGGTCACTCACGACGTTGTTCAGCGGTGGCGTCAGCTTCGATGTGCCAGATGGCTGGGAACTGGGGCAGGCGGCAGAGAATAAAGCGGAATATCATCTGTTCGATGATCAGCGCAGTATCCAGGATTCGTTGTATACCAACCATATCGATTTCCTGATGTTCTTTACCGATTCGATCCGTGGTCTGCAAGTCGGTGCACCGGTGGAATTCCGGGGTATTCGTCTCGGTACGGTGGCGGAGGTGCCTTATACCATTCCTGGTGTTAACCAGGCACTGAACACGGATTATCGTGTACCGGTACTGATCCGCATCGAACCCGATCGCTTTATCAGCCGTCTCGGTGGTGATTTCAATCTCGAACAGCATTTGCAGGATGGGAAAAAACGCGGTCTGCGTGCCACCCTGAAAACCGGCAACCTGTTGTCGGGGGCGTTGTATGTCGATCTGGATTTCTACGACAACGTTGCCCCTTATCAGGGACCGGACAAAGTCGCGGGTCTTGAAGTGATCCCGACGGTGAGCGGTGGTCTGAGCCAGATTCAGCAAAAACTGCTGGCCGCGCTCGACAAAATCAACAACCTGCCGCTCAATCCGATGATTAATGAGGCAACCGGCACCCTGAAGGAGAGCCAGCGCACGCTGCAGCAATTGCAGAAAACGCTCAACAACCTCAATCAGATCACCGGCAGTCCGGCGATGAAGACGCTGCCAGCGGATATGCAGCAAACGCTGCGTGAACTGAATCGCAGCATGAAAGGGCTGCAACCGGGATCGCCAGCCTACAACAAGCTGGTAGGCGATATGCAGCGGCTGGATCAGGTGCTGCGTGAATTGCAGCCGGTGCTGAAGACCTTGAATAGCAAGAGCAACGCGCTGGTGTTTGAAGCCAAACCGGGTCAGGATCCACAGCCGAAGAGGGCGAAACAGTGA
- the pqiC gene encoding membrane integrity-associated transporter subunit PqiC: MKKGLMIGAMLLLAGCSSTIETTYYQLPAGASMAPVSTDASSGQPMLWVQQVSVPDYLAGNGLVYQTSDVKYVIAANNLWASPLDQQLQQTLVNNLSRALPGRLVSGTPLGETHDTLTVNVTGFQGRYDGKAIVSGEWVLQHQGRLIKHGFNLTLPQTEDGYDALVRILALGWQQVAQQIANSAITPN; this comes from the coding sequence GTGAAGAAAGGGCTGATGATTGGGGCGATGCTGCTGCTGGCAGGTTGCAGCAGCACCATTGAAACCACTTACTATCAACTGCCTGCGGGTGCCAGTATGGCTCCTGTCAGCACCGATGCCAGCAGTGGGCAACCGATGCTTTGGGTGCAGCAGGTCAGTGTTCCGGATTATCTGGCGGGTAATGGCCTGGTGTACCAGACCAGCGACGTGAAATACGTTATTGCCGCTAATAATCTGTGGGCCAGTCCGCTTGACCAGCAATTGCAGCAAACGCTGGTCAATAATCTGAGCCGCGCATTGCCAGGGCGTCTGGTATCCGGTACACCATTGGGTGAAACGCACGACACGTTGACGGTGAATGTGACCGGTTTCCAGGGACGTTACGATGGCAAGGCAATTGTGAGCGGTGAATGGGTGCTGCAACATCAAGGACGGCTTATCAAACACGGCTTTAATCTGACGTTGCCGCAAACGGAAGACGGTTACGATGCGCTGGTGCGCATATTGGCACTCGGCTGGCAGCAGGTTGCACAGCAAATTGCGAATAGTGCGATCACGCCAAATTAA
- the rmf gene encoding ribosome modulation factor: MKRQKRDRLERAHSRGYQAGITGRSKEICPYQMIDARSHWLGGWRQAMEDRSAVA; encoded by the coding sequence ATGAAGAGACAGAAAAGAGACCGCCTGGAACGAGCACATTCACGTGGCTATCAGGCCGGCATTACGGGACGCTCAAAAGAGATTTGCCCGTACCAAATGATCGACGCACGGTCTCACTGGTTGGGAGGTTGGCGACAAGCCATGGAGGACAGGTCGGCGGTGGCCTAG
- the fabA gene encoding bifunctional 3-hydroxydecanoyl-ACP dehydratase/trans-2-decenoyl-ACP isomerase: MVDKRESYSKEDLVASGRGELFGENGPPLPSGNMLMMDRVVKMTEDGGKYDKGFVEAELDIRPDLWFFDCHFIGDPVMPGCLGLDAMWQLVGFYLGWLGAEGKGRALGVGEVKFTGQVLPTAKKVTYKIHFKRVINRKLVMGVADGEVFVDGNLIYAATDLKVGLFKDTTAF; the protein is encoded by the coding sequence ATGGTAGATAAACGCGAATCCTATAGCAAAGAAGACCTGGTTGCCTCAGGTCGCGGAGAACTGTTTGGCGAAAACGGACCGCCGCTTCCATCAGGCAATATGTTGATGATGGACCGCGTGGTCAAAATGACCGAAGACGGCGGTAAATACGATAAAGGCTTTGTCGAAGCCGAGCTGGATATCCGCCCTGACCTGTGGTTCTTTGATTGCCACTTCATCGGTGACCCGGTGATGCCGGGCTGTCTGGGTCTGGATGCTATGTGGCAGCTGGTTGGCTTCTATCTGGGCTGGCTGGGTGCTGAAGGTAAAGGCCGCGCACTGGGCGTGGGTGAAGTGAAATTCACCGGACAGGTACTGCCGACAGCGAAAAAAGTGACTTACAAAATTCACTTCAAACGTGTCATCAACCGCAAACTGGTGATGGGCGTGGCTGATGGTGAAGTGTTTGTCGACGGCAACCTGATTTATGCCGCCACAGACCTGAAAGTGGGCCTGTTCAAAGACACCACCGCTTTTTAG
- the matP gene encoding macrodomain Ter protein MatP — translation MKYQQLENLESGWKWKYLVKKHREGELITRHLELSAAQVAVDALLSMENSPVEVNEWIAQHIHPDLDNRLKQTIRARRKRHFNAEHQHTRKKSIDLEYLVWQRLAGLAQRRSSTLSDTIVQLIEDAERKEKYASQMSTLKQDLQAILGKDGAENE, via the coding sequence ATGAAATACCAGCAACTCGAAAATCTTGAAAGTGGATGGAAGTGGAAATACCTGGTGAAAAAGCATCGGGAAGGTGAGTTGATCACCCGTCATCTGGAACTGAGCGCAGCCCAGGTCGCGGTGGATGCCTTGCTGTCGATGGAAAATAGCCCGGTAGAGGTCAATGAATGGATTGCCCAGCATATTCATCCCGATCTGGATAATCGTCTTAAGCAGACCATCCGGGCACGTCGGAAACGCCATTTTAATGCGGAACATCAGCATACCAGGAAGAAATCCATCGACCTGGAATATCTGGTGTGGCAGCGTCTGGCAGGGTTAGCACAACGTCGTAGCAGTACCCTTTCTGACACTATTGTGCAGCTGATTGAAGATGCAGAACGCAAAGAGAAGTATGCCAGCCAGATGTCTACGCTGAAGCAGGATTTACAGGCAATTCTGGGAAAAGATGGCGCAGAGAACGAATAG
- the ompA gene encoding porin OmpA, translating to MKKTAIAIAVALAGFATVAQAAPKDNTWYTGAKLGWSQYHDKGNYGNGYVNNDGPTHQDQLGAGAFLGYQANPYLGFELGYDWLGRMPYKGNNINGAFKAQGVQLAAKLSYPITDDLDVYTRLGGMVWRADSTQNNNGVRISDHDTGVSPLAAVGVEYALTQNWAARLDYQWVNNIGDAGTVGARPDNSMLSVGVSYRFGQDEAAAPVVAPAPAPAPVVETKRFTLKSDVLFNFNKATLKPEGQQALDQLYSQLSSLDPKDGSVVVLGFTDRIGSEQYNQKLSEKRAQSVVDYLVSKGIPSNKISARGMGKSNPVTGNTCDSVKGRNALIDCLAPDRRVEIDVKGIKDVVTQPQA from the coding sequence ATGAAAAAGACAGCTATCGCAATTGCAGTGGCACTGGCTGGCTTCGCTACCGTAGCGCAGGCCGCTCCTAAAGATAACACCTGGTATACCGGTGCTAAACTGGGCTGGTCTCAGTACCACGACAAAGGTAACTACGGTAACGGTTACGTGAACAACGACGGTCCGACCCATCAGGATCAGCTGGGTGCAGGCGCATTCCTGGGTTACCAGGCTAACCCGTACCTGGGCTTCGAGCTGGGCTATGACTGGCTGGGCCGTATGCCTTACAAAGGCAACAACATCAATGGCGCATTCAAAGCACAAGGCGTTCAGCTGGCTGCTAAACTGAGCTACCCAATCACTGACGATCTGGACGTTTATACCCGTCTGGGCGGCATGGTATGGCGTGCTGATTCAACTCAGAACAACAACGGCGTTCGCATCAGCGATCACGACACCGGCGTTTCTCCGCTGGCTGCTGTTGGTGTTGAATACGCACTGACCCAAAACTGGGCTGCTCGTCTGGACTACCAGTGGGTTAACAACATCGGCGATGCTGGCACCGTTGGCGCACGCCCTGACAACAGCATGCTGAGCGTCGGTGTTTCTTACCGTTTCGGTCAGGATGAAGCTGCTGCACCGGTTGTCGCTCCGGCTCCGGCCCCGGCTCCGGTTGTTGAAACCAAGCGTTTCACCCTGAAGTCTGACGTCCTGTTCAACTTCAACAAAGCTACCCTGAAACCAGAAGGTCAGCAGGCTCTGGATCAGCTGTACAGCCAGCTGAGCTCACTGGACCCGAAAGATGGTTCAGTCGTTGTTCTGGGCTTCACCGACCGTATCGGTTCAGAGCAGTACAACCAGAAACTGTCTGAAAAACGCGCTCAGTCTGTTGTCGATTACCTGGTTTCTAAAGGTATCCCGTCCAACAAGATCTCTGCACGTGGTATGGGCAAATCTAACCCGGTTACTGGCAACACCTGTGACAGCGTGAAAGGCCGCAATGCCCTGATCGACTGCCTGGCGCCGGACCGTCGCGTTGAAATCGACGTGAAAGGTATCAAAGACGTGGTAACTCAGCCGCAGGCTTAA
- the sulA gene encoding SOS-induced cell division inhibitor SulA: MRTQFSGTADRSHRFATSGVAQPTLGGITELRYSEQPGMMQLLLLPVLQQLSLQSRWQLWLTPAHKLNRQWLQQSGLPLEKSMHITESERYSTVESMVKALRTGNYSVVLAWIPYELNDEERWELKQAAAEGEALGLVMRPQGYEAVLSRQPSASKIPSDLFH, translated from the coding sequence ATGCGTACTCAATTCTCTGGCACCGCTGATCGTTCTCACCGTTTTGCAACTTCAGGTGTAGCGCAACCTACTCTGGGTGGCATTACAGAGCTGCGTTACAGTGAACAACCTGGCATGATGCAGCTTTTGCTGCTGCCAGTCCTGCAACAATTGAGCCTGCAATCACGCTGGCAACTGTGGTTAACGCCAGCGCACAAACTGAATCGCCAGTGGCTGCAGCAGTCAGGTTTGCCGCTGGAAAAGAGTATGCATATCACCGAAAGTGAACGTTACAGTACGGTAGAAAGTATGGTCAAAGCCCTGCGTACCGGGAACTATAGCGTGGTTCTGGCATGGATTCCGTACGAGCTTAATGATGAAGAACGCTGGGAACTAAAACAGGCAGCAGCAGAAGGTGAAGCTTTGGGGCTGGTTATGCGTCCGCAAGGGTACGAAGCCGTTTTGTCGAGACAACCGTCTGCGTCAAAAATTCCCTCAGATTTGTTTCATTAA